A single window of Nicotiana sylvestris chromosome 3, ASM39365v2, whole genome shotgun sequence DNA harbors:
- the LOC104213705 gene encoding probable E3 ubiquitin ligase SUD1: MEIAPAGHDSGLRNSVADTSTVDAINSSSSALSDSVANNYDDEDEDVCRICRNPGDTDNPLRYPCACSGSIKYVHQDCLLQWLNHSNARQCEVCKHAFSFSPVYADNAPARLPFQEIVVGMAVKACQVLQFFLRLSFMLSVWLLIIPFITFWIWRLTFVRSFGEAPRLFLSHLSTAIMLTDCLHGFLLSASIVFIFLGATSLRDHFRHLREFGGQEADREEDADRNAVHAAIRAPGQADRNFAADPNGEDANGAQGAAGAGQLIRRNAENVAAHWEMQAARLEAHVEQMFDGLDDADGAEDVPFDELVGMHGPVFHLVENAFTVLASNMIFLGVVIFVPFSLGRIILYYMSWLLSSASNPVLSTFMPLTETALFLANITLKSALTAVANLTADDQKNGLLGQVAEILNGNATDLSAASDNLRATLSADLLKGSSLWGSRLSDVTTLAVGYMFIFSLVVFYLGILTLIRYTRGEPLTLGRFYGLASIAETIPSLFRQFVAAMRHLMTMIKVMFLLVIELGVFPLMCGWWLDICTIRMFRKSITQRVEFFSVSPLASSLLHWVVGIVYMLQISIFVSLLRGVLRKGVLYFLRDPADPNYNPFRDLIDDPVHKHACRVLLSVAVYGSLIVMLVFLPVKLAMQMTPSIFPLDISVSDPFTEIPADMLLFQICIPFAIERFKLRTTMKSLLCYWFTAIGWALGLTDFLLPHPKYNGGQENGNGDQVRLERMHAPHGVPDRALVGLAPDDVNRARHAVNANFLEYDGDEETDPKTSFSRSAFVLRIVLLLIVAWMTLLVLNSALIIVPISLGRVLFSILPHLPVTHGIKCNDLYAFVIGSYAIWTAIAGARYSIEQIRKRRATVLMGQIWKWCVIVLKSSALLSIWIFIIPLLIGLLFELLVIVPMRVPIDESPVFLLYQDWALGLIFLKIWTRLVMLDHMMPLVDGSWRMKFERVREDGFSRLRVF; encoded by the exons GTGTGCAAACATGCATTCTCATTTTCCCCAGTTTATGCTGACAACGCTCCAGCCAGGCTTCCTTTTCAAGAGATTGTTGTCGGGATGGCTGTGAAAGCATGTCAAGTCCTGCAGTTTTTCCTTCGTCTTAGCTTTATGCTCTCTGTGTGGCTGCTCATAATACCTTTTATTACATTCTGGATATGGAGATTGACTTTTGTAAGAAGTTTTGGAGAAGCTCCGAGACTCTTTTTGAGTCACTTATCTACAGCCATTATGCTTACTGACTGTCTGCATGGTTTTTTACTCTCCGCAAGCATCGTGTTTATCTTTCTTGGGGCAACATCATTGAGAGACCACTTCAGACATTTGCGTGAATTTGGGGGACAAGAAGCTGACAGGGAGGAAGATGCAGATAGAAATGCAGTTCATGCTGCAATAAGAGCTCCTGGTCAAGCTGATAGAAATTTTGCTGCTGATCCGAATGGTGAAGATGCCAATGGTGCACAAGGAGCTGCTGGAGCTGGTCAACTAATCAGAAGAAATGCAGAAAACGTTGCAGCCCATTGGGAGATGCAAGCAGCACGGCTTGAGGCTCATGTCGAGCAGATGTTTGATGGTTTGGATGATGCTGATGGCGCGGAGGATGTTCCTTTTGATGAGCTTGTTGGCATGCATGGTCCTGTGTTTCATCTGGTTGAAAATGCATTTACT GTTCTTGCCAGTAATATGATATTTCTTGGAGTAGTAATATTTGTTCCTTTTTCATTAGGGCGAATTATACTCTATTATATGTCTTGGCTTCTGTCCTCCGCCAGTAATCCAGTATTGTCAACTTTCATGCCACTTACTGAAACAGCACTTTTCTTGGCCAATATTACTCTGAAGAGTGCATTGACTGCTGTAGCAAATTTGACAGCTGACGACCAAAAAAATGGTTTGCTTGGTCAAGTTGCTGAAATATTGAACGGAAATGCCACCGATCTGAGTGCAGCATCAGATAACCTCCGTGCAACATTGTCAGCTGACCTTTTGAAAGGATCATCCCTTTGGGGATCCAGGCTTTCTGATGTTACCACTCTTGCTGTTGGCTATATGTTTATATTTTCTCTAGTAGTTTTCTACCTTGGAATTCTCACTCTAATTCGGTACACTCGCGGAGAGCCATTGACATTGGGAAGATTTTATGGCCTTGCTTCCATTGCAGAAACCATCCCCTCCCTCTTCAGGCAGTTTGTGGCAGCGATGAGGCATCTGATGACTATGATTAAGGTTATGTTCCTTCTTGTCATTGAACTTGGAGTTTTCCCTCTGATGTGTGGATGGTGGCTGGATATTTGCACCATCAGAATGTTTCGGAAATCGATCACCCAAAGAGTTGAATTTTTTTCTGTCTCTCCATTGGCGAGTTCATTACTTCATTGGGTTGTAGGGATTGTCTACATGCTACAAATAAGTATCTTTGTTAGCCTTCTTCGAGGG GTTCTGCGTAAAGGGGTTCTTTACTTCCTGCGAGATCCAGCAGATCCCAACTACAACCCATTCCGTGATCTGATTGATGATCCTGTTCACAAGCATGCTTGTAGAGTTCTTTTATCAGTGGCTGTCTATGGAAGTTTAATAGTGATGCTTGTATTTTTACCTGTCAAACTTGCCATGCAAATGACTCCTTCCATTTTCCCACTTGATATTTC TGTTTCTGATCCATTTACTGAAATTCCTGCTGACATGCTTCTCTTTCAAATCTGTATTCCTTTTGCGATTGAGCGTTTTAAGCTGCGTACAACAATGAAGTCTCTTCTCTGCTACTGGTTTACTGCTATTGGATGGGCTCTTGGTTTAACTGATTTCTTACTGCCCCATCCCAAGTATAATGGTGGCCAAGAGAATGGTAATGGTGATCAAGTAAGGCTGGAAAGGATGCATGCACCACATGGTGTACCTGATAGGGCGCTGGTGGGACTCGCTCCTGATGATGTGAATAGAGCTAGGCATGCAGTGAATGCGAACTTTCTGGAGTATGATGGTGATGAAGAAACAGATCCTAA AACATCTTTTAGCAGGTCCGCCTTTGTGCTTCGTATTGTGTTGTTGTTGATTGTAGCTTGGATGACTCTCCTCGTGCTTAATTCTGCCCTGATAATAGTTCCGATTTCACTTGGAAGAGTGCTCTTCAGTATCCTCCCACATCTTCCAGTAACACATGGAATCAAGTGCAATG ATTTGTATGCATTTGTAATTGGAAGCTATGCAATTTGGACCGCTATTGCTGGGGCAAGGTACTCCATCGAACAAATTAGGAAGAGGAGAGCTACGGTTTTGATGGGCCAAATTTGGAAATGGTGTGTCATTGTTCTGAAGAGTTCTGCACTGTTGTCAATATGG ATTTTTATCATCCCTCTGTTGATTGGGCTGCTTTTTGAACTTCTGGTCATTGTGCCTATGCGAGTGCCTATAGATGAAAGCCCAGTTTTCCTTCTATATCAGGATTGGGCTTTGGGATTAATCTTTCTAAAAATCTGGACTAGGCTG GTTATGCTAGATCATATGATGCCACTGGTGGATGGAAGTTGGAGAATGAAATTTGAGAGGGTGAGGGAAGATGGTTTCTCTAGGTTGCGAGTCTTTTAG
- the LOC138887382 gene encoding probable E3 ubiquitin ligase SUD1 produces MKLLTALCFPYILAKGVFPIFGYPLLVNSAVYRFAWLGSLGFSFVWFCAKRFHAWFTNLHNSIRDDRYLIGRRLHDYGEELEQREKEVVESRESSSRVDRDDQEADVGLRQSHAILQDA; encoded by the coding sequence ATGAAGCTGCTTACGGCATTGTGTTTCCCTTACATTTTAGCCAAGGGTGTATTTCCAATATTTGGTTACCCGTTACTTGTTAACTCTGCTGTCTATAGATTTGCTTGGCTCGGTAGCCTTGGCTTCAGTTTCGTCTGGTTCTGTGCAAAGCGTTTCCATGCATGGTTCACCAATCTCCACAATTCTATACGTGATGACCGTTATTTGATTGGTCGTAGACTTCACGATTATGGGGAAGAGTTAGAGCAGAGGGAAAAGGAAGTAGTGGAGTCAAGAGAAAGCAGTTCAAGAGTGGATAGAGATGACCAGGAGGCTGATGTAGGGTTAAGACAGAGTCATGCTATTCTGCAAGATGCTTAA